The Arvicola amphibius chromosome 4, mArvAmp1.2, whole genome shotgun sequence genome includes the window AAAATAGCTCTTGTAGTGGgaagagctccacctgcctctgcctcctgagtgctgggattaaaggcgtgtgcggCACCATTGCCCgccactgatttttttgttttttcaagacaaggtttctcagtgtaatgctggactggaacttgctctgtagaccaggttgactttgaactcaaggtgatgcctctgactcctgagtactaggatttaAAAGTGCACCACCATTGCCGGCTATGacgttttttaaaaatcaattttaaaaaaaggggaggggggtcCAACATAGTGGTGTGTGCCAGTcgagtctacatagagagttggATTACACAGgaactgtgacacacacacacacacacacacacgtatgcacgaACGCGCACGCACAcgtcaagaaaaacaaacaagaaaagaaggaagataaggaagaaaaagtgggaaagacAACAGACAAAAGCACCTGTTAGAACTACAATTCCCGGCAGGCATTGCAAAGCCTTCCTCGCAATGACCGGCTTCTCAGGTTGCGGGTCAACAGGATCCCGTCTCTAATTGGCCAAGTTCCGCGGCGCTTACCCGCCTCCAGCCGTGTGCGTTGGTGCACTCGGGAGCGAATATGGTGAGCAGGCCCTGTGTGATCTCTCCCGGGGGCAGTGTGGGCCACAGCCGTGTGGAGCGAGGCACAGGGACTGTGTGGGTGGAGGACCGCCTGGCAGAGCTGAGAGGGACCCCGAAGGCTCGAAGGCCGGTGGTCGCCGGAAGTGGGGTGTAGTCGATGGTGCAGGACTCCTTAGGAGTGAAGGGTTTGCAGCCGCGTTTGCTTCctgacagggtctcaggtagcccaagTTGTACTACAACTTCTTCATAGTCTCGGGTATTCtcgaacttctgattctcctgcctccgtctccggAGTGCTGGCATGACAGGCGTGTGCCACAATGCATGATTTTccgttttgtttttaagataatttattttgttattatttattaagcatggatgttttgcatgtatgtctgtgcaccccgTGTGTATCTACTGTCCTTAGAGGCCGGAGAAGGTTGtaggattccctgggactggagttagcacgcctttaatcccagcacccacgaggcagggacaggcggatggatctctgtgagtttgaggccagcctggtctacagagcaagttccatgacagcctccaaagctacagaggaaaccctgtctcgaacctcccatcaaaaaagtaaaaataaatagaattaaaaaaaatcttaattggaTGGTGACAATGGCACAtgctaatcccagcattcaggagacagaggcaggcggatctccaggtttgagggccagcctggtctacagggtgagtgagttccaggacagccaggattacacagagaaaccctgtcttcacaTAAAACATTGTTATTTAGAAAGGGCCTTattgtgtagctttgactggcctggaattcactctgtaccccaggctgacctcaaactcacagagatcagcccctgcctctgagtgttgggattaaaggcgtgcaccacaaccactgagcaaaaaaaaaaaaaaaaatccaacatttttgtttgtttttttcgagacagggttttgctgtagctgtagagcctgtcctggaacttgctctgtagtccaggatggcctaggaaatattctttaatagttggatgtggtggctctggcctttaatcccaacactggggagccagagacaggcagatttctgtaggTTCTTGGCTGCATAGGAACAAACAGCgttcacaaacaaaaatacacaggGAAAGGGGTTCAGGGGTCTGACAGTGGGAACAGGAGTCAGGCCCCGTCACTCTGGAGTCATCCCAGTTGCCTTCTGCGAGATGCCACCAGGGCCCGAGGCCGGCCCTCCCCATTCGCCTATCTTCCCTATAAATAGTTTGGGTTACTTCAGGGAGCTTTGAACTTTCTGACTAGAGCTACTTCCTCAGGCGGCCCTCGGAGTGCAGCTGGTGGTGACCCTGTTCACTGCCACCCTCATGCACAGGCTGGCTCCACACTGCTCCTTTGCCCGCTGGCTGCTCTGTAACGGCAGGTGAGTAAGCCCTGTCCTGCCGGCCATGAGCAGAGCCTGCCCGGTCCCTATGTATAGGTGTGTCTCCACGTGTGGGCTGTGCCCAGGAGTGCAGATAACTGGGGAGGCCAAAGGCACCTCTGCCTCCGGGATGCTGGGCTAAAGATCACAGACTTAAGGGTATCCTGGGTTCCCTAGCCCCCTGTGGCTGGATCAGTCCCCACATCTCATGTCCCCAGAATTCCCTGGCTATGGCCACTCCCAGGCACCCTGGGCCACCTTCCCACAGGGCCACCCTGCTGCATGTCTGCTACTCCCCAGGGCTCTGTCCTCAAGACCAAATTCGGGTTCGAGGCCCCCAGGCCAAGCTTTCCCAACTCTTTCTCATCCTCAGCCTGTTCCGCTACATACACCCGTCAGAAGAGGAACTGCGGGTGCTGGcagggaaaccaaggcacagaggcaggaaggaccGGTGAGTGGCCCCCATTTGACTCCACAGGGCCCAGGCTCTTCTCTCCTATGCGCTCCCGCCCAGGGGCAGGCCTCACTCCTGCTGGAGGAGTGGGGGGGGTGACCCGCCCTCCTGCTGCCGTGCTGGATTCCTGGCTGTTTGCTCTGGGCTGGCCCTGTGCCTAGGCTGCCTCCACAGGCCAGCATGGTCCTCTCTGGGCCCTCCCTTCACTTTCCTCATGTGCTCAGGTGGGCAAATGGCCTTCATGACGAGAAGCCATTGTCAGTGCCTCGAGACGCCCCTTTCCAGCTGGAGACCTGTCCCCTCACTGCTGCGGATGCCCTAGGTAACACCCGGTCCAGCACCTACTCCCCACCCCAGCTATGGGGTCACCCTGCCTGGGGGTGAGGTGAGGTGGGGACGGGCAAGCCTGCAGTAGGCAGCTGGACTCCTGTCCCTGCAGTCCTGCGCTTCTTTCTGGAATACCAATGGTTCGTGGACTTCGCGGTGTACTCTGTCGGTGTGTTCCTCTTCACGGAGGTCTACTATTTTGTGCTGGGCCCAGTCCAGGAGACCAACATTGCCGTGTTCTGGTGCCTGCTCACATTGGCTTTTTGTCTGTATCCTTCCTCCAGTGGGACTCAGGCCTGAGCCCCTTGTCCCTCTAACTGCTgtctgtgtgtcactgtgtgccACAGACCTGCCCCAGAGTTCCAGGAATGCAGGCCGGCATGACCTCAGACTCCAGACTcgccctcccaagtgctggggcgaCAGCTGTGTCATCGCACTGTCTTGGGTTGGACCATGGGATGGGTTTCTGCCCCTCCAGGTCTATAGGATCATGGAAACCAGGGGACAGCTTGCTGGGAGCTGgctcatctttttttgtttgtttctttggttttttgagacagggtttctctgtgtagtcctggctgtcctggaactcattctgtagaccaggctggcctcaaacgcacagatcgcctgcctctgcctctgcagtgcgggattaaaggtgtgtgccagcagtGCCAGGTCTACCTTTTTACCCAAACCTTCTAGCATATTCTTTGCATAAAAGAGCATGTCACCAGGACAGCTTGGAGCTGGGAAAGACCTGTCCTTCTACATTGAGAGCAGAGGCCCAGggatgctggggaccaagtgaGAGCACAGAGGATCACCAAATGCTCAGGATGTAggtctgtggggacatttcacaaCTGACTGCCAACCTGGGCCGCACCTTAGGAGAATTTCAAGGTGCCTCATGAAAGCAACGAGTGTCTTGTTCTTAAACATGTTTGGGTGACTGGGTAAGGAGTGGTGGGGTTTGACTGAGCATGCACGGAGAGGCCCCTGGGTCCAGCCAGGAGAggctgggctccattcccagcacagtCCCCCTAAGGAAGAAACGGTTTCTGGCTTTTCTGTAGCATTAAATGCCACCTGTGTGGGCTTTTCACTGCCCCTCCTCCCCTAGCTGCAGCTGCCATAATGCTTTCTGATCGTTCATAGGTCATTAGGCCAAACACCAGCACCCCAGCTCACCTGATCCCACACCCCAAATTTAAACTCCAGGTGCCCAAGGTCAGTTCTCGCAGCGTTGTCTCTGCCCTGGTCTGTCCCTGGCTTTCTTGACCCCACCTCCAGCAAGGTGTTCCTCATGGTGACCCGACTGTACTTCAGTGCCAAAGAGGGCGGCGAGCGCGCAGTCTGCctcacctctgccttcctcttcctgcttttaGCCATGCTGGTGCAGGTGGTGCGGGAGGAGCTCCTGGAGCTGGGTCTGCAGCCAGGTAGGTGTGCTCCCTGCTTGAGTTCGTGttgtttcttgttctcttttgaaactgggtctcactCTATGGCCCTGGCTGACCATGAGCTCTCAGggatcctctgacctcagccacCTGCATACTGGAATTAAGGTGTGAGTTATTacagggtctggagaggtggctcagcggttaagagcactggctgttctgcttccagaggacctgcgttcgatccccagcacccacatgctgtctgcaactcagttccaggggaccctacACCctaatgcaggcaaaacacattttaaaaaaagatttatctccttactatttttttgttttgttttgttttttcaagacagggtttctctgtagctttggagcctgtcctggaactagctcttgtagaccaggcagacattgaactgacagagatccacctacctctgcctccggagtgctgggattaaagccgtgcgctAACACCTCCCAGctgttattactatttttaaaggtttatttttattccatatgtatgggtgctttgccatggtgtgtgtgtctctgcatcggGATTGTGAAgtacctgcaaaggccagaagagggcactggacccccagaactagagttaatCGCTGTGAGCCcctggaaagagcagccagctctccagtccgtttttgttgttttttgtttgtttttaagatttatttctttcgccaggtagtgatggtgcacacctttaatcccagcacttgggaggcagaggcaggcggatctttgagatTCGAggccagacaggctccaaagctacagagaaaccctgtctcaaaaaacaaaacaaaaaacaacaaaaaattatttacatatatgaatgCTTTGTCTTCATGCGCACCAGAGGGAATCAGATGCCATTACACAGATGGTtgccagccaccatgtgggtgctggaaattgaactcaggactctagaagagcagccagtgccttctctgatccatctccccagccctaggtCCTATTTCGTGAAGAGTTCTGCCTAGCAGGTCTCTGTGTGGCTCAGTGATGGGGCACCTGCGCAGGACATATGGAGGCTCTGGGTTGCATTCCAGCACAGGAAAATATAAGtgtaattaaaatagattttctggggctggagagatggctcagtggttaagagcactggctgctcttccagaggacctgagttcaattcccagcatccacatggagacTAAAAAACAcctctaactccaattccaggggatctggtatcctcttccGACTTCCACAGGTGCCGTGCACACATGGcaaacagatatacatgcaggcaaaacattcacaggccaaaaaaaacccaaaaagataaaataaaataaaatagattgtcTGAGCTGGGGCTTGGGCAGTGTGTGACAGTGCTTGCTCCACAAACATGAGGACGGGAGTTTGCATTCACAggccaaaaaaaaacccaaaaagataaaataaaatagattgtcTGAGCTGGGGCTTGGGCAGTGTGTGACAGTGCTTGCTCCACAAACGTGAGGACGGGAGTTTGCAGCCATGTCAAAGGTGGAAATTGGCTGCCCATGCCTGTAAACtccacactggggaggcagagctgggtggCTCCTGGGAGCTGGAAGGCTAGCCAGCCTTGGAAACCTTAACAATCCACACACTTGATCTTCTTCCTCTAGGTCTAGCCAGCGttacccagaacctggaacctGTGCTGAAGAAACAGGATTGGGACTGGGCGTGAGTCCTGGGGACTGGATCTTGGGGGGAGGTACAGGTAGAGGGAGGATCACAGCCTCCCCAGGCTGAATTCTTGACCAATCGTGGATTCCCTGAGACCTTCTCTTCTCAGACTCCCCGTGATCAAGCTGGCCATCTGCCTTGGGCTGGCGATGCTGGGCTCCTTGCTGGGCGCCTTACTCATTTTCCCAGGCCTGAGGCTGGCGCAGACTCACCAGGATGCACTGACCCTGTCTGCAGACCGGCCGCTGTTGCAGTTAGGCGGGGCTCCCAGGGTGCAGTGGGGGGTTGGGTTAGAGGCTGGAGGTCAGGAGACTGGCCCCACCGTGGTACTCCCCCAGGCTGCTCCTGCACACCAGCTTCCTGTCGCCCCTGTGCACCCTGTGGCTCTGGACAAAGCCTATCGCTCGAGACTTCTTATACCAGGCACCCATGAGGAACATGACCTCTTCTCTGTGCGTTGTGTCAGGGCGGGGCACTGAGGGACCTGGGGTGTCTGAGACCGGGGATGAACTGTAAAGATTGTGGCCTGGGGAAGGAGGGCTCACCCAAAATCCCTGCCTGCTTGGCTCTTGTTGCAGGCCGTCAGAAGGGGCCTTCGATTCCCTGCGTCTCTGGGTTCTGGTGGCGCTGTGCCTGCTGCGGCTAGCCGTGACCCGGCCTCACCTGCAGGCCTACCTCTGCCTGGCCAAGACTCGAGTGGAGCAGCTGCGCAAGGAGGCTGGCCGCATTGAGGCCCGTGAGATTCAGCAGCGGGTATGCACCCCAAGTGCTGTTCTTCTTTTTCAGCGTGGTGTGTATCGCGGAGTCAGAGGGAGACCCAGGACgtgaccacgtgcgtgggaggattgtttattaagggaagggggtgctccacagtgcgggtggGACAGgtcgagggagggaggaaaagggaaggagatggatttaacactggtatatataagaatctgcgtaggcgtggttgtctgttgtagtgtttctgggaaatgtagtcttccagtccggcggggtgaaactgatccttctgggaggtgtggtcctcatcccatgagaatcacaccAAGTGGGACAGTTCCTGGGCTAAAGGGGCCCGGTCATGGGGTCCCTGCCCTGGGAAGATCACCCCCTCTGCAGCTTCTACTGCCTCCCCACCAGGTGGTCCGGGTCCACTGCTACGTGGCCGTGGTGAGCCTGCAGTACCTGACTCCGCTCATCCTCACTCTGCACTGCACCCTGCTGCTCAAGACCGTGGGTGCGAGGCTGGTGGGGAAAGAGGGTGGGGCCAGACCTGGTAAGGTGGGACTTTCAGATAAAAGCTGGTAGTAGGGTCTGAGCAGGCCGTGGCTTGGTAAGGGTGGTAAGAGTTTGGTCAAAGCTACAGAGGTTTCCTGTGGGGACAGGATTGGGCCAGCAGACTGCAGAGGATGGAGGCCCCCTAAGGTCAGTGGGGTGTAACCTAGTGGGCAGAGTATGAGCACCGCTAGACTCCCACTGTTCTGTCTCCACCTTTTCCCTCTTGCAGGCGGCTACTCTTGGGCCCTGGGCCCTGTTCCAACACCACTGACCCCGCGCCAGTCTTCAGACATTTTGATCTCTGTGGACCCAGCAGAGGATGAAGTCCAGCAGACTGTGGCCCAAGTCGCAGGCGTCCTGGGCGGCCTGTTTACGCCCCTCTTTCTTCGTGGCGTGCTGGCCTACCTCATCTGGTGGACTGCTGCCTGCCAGCTGCTCTCCAGCCTCTTCGGCCTCTATTTCCACCAGCACCTGGCAGTTTCCTAGCATGATGCCACTAGGCACTGGCGTCTGATCCCAGTTCACAGGATTGGAACTGTCTGTCCCCTGTGTGTGCACCTCAGTACCCCTAGACAACCTAGGGGTAAGGGTAGAAACTCGCCACCATCTCTCACCTTAGTGCCTAGATCATGGACCCCTTGAATCAGgttcccctggacctggaggccATGGTCctcaagtgtgtgtatgtgtgtgtgtgcacgcaagagtgcatgcctgcatgtgtgtacaggatGTCAGTGGGAGGCTGCTCTCAATAAAAGGGGTGGGCCACTTTTACAGAAATATGCCAGAGGCTAGGGAGATAAGCAGGGGAGACCTGGGTGGTGAGGGCTTAGGAGAGTGGTACTAGGCAGGAGTGGAACAATGGAGGAGGTTAGGGATTGCCAGAAAGCTAGGGTGGAGCTCAGGCCCAGCATCCACGTGTCCCTGGGGTCCATCACTATCACTAGGAGGGAATGAGACAGTGGGATTAGCCTAGACTAGTAACAAGATCATGTctccaaaacaagaaaacaagggggagggagagagaactgtcACCAGCTTGCTTGGATGCTGTGAGGTGACTGCTGACTTGTATTCAAGACCCTGGTGACTGAGGGTCACCACCAACTCCAGCGTTGTCCCGTTCCTGTgactgtatgtgca containing:
- the Tmem161a gene encoding transmembrane protein 161A isoform X1, which codes for MAALGVQLVVTLFTATLMHRLAPHCSFARWLLCNGSLFRYIHPSEEELRVLAGKPRHRGRKDRWANGLHDEKPLSVPRDAPFQLETCPLTAADALVLRFFLEYQWFVDFAVYSVGVFLFTEVYYFVLGPVQETNIAVFWCLLTLAFCLKVFLMVTRLYFSAKEGGERAVCLTSAFLFLLLAMLVQVVREELLELGLQPGLASVTQNLEPVLKKQDWDWALPVIKLAICLGLAMLGSLLGALLIFPGLRLAQTHQDALTLSADRPLLQLLLHTSFLSPLCTLWLWTKPIARDFLYQAPMRNMTSSLPSEGAFDSLRLWVLVALCLLRLAVTRPHLQAYLCLAKTRVEQLRKEAGRIEAREIQQRVVRVHCYVAVVSLQYLTPLILTLHCTLLLKTVGGYSWALGPVPTPLTPRQSSDILISVDPAEDEVQQTVAQVAGVLGGLFTPLFLRGVLAYLIWWTAACQLLSSLFGLYFHQHLAVS
- the Tmem161a gene encoding transmembrane protein 161A isoform X2 → MHRLAPHCSFARWLLCNGSLFRYIHPSEEELRVLAGKPRHRGRKDRWANGLHDEKPLSVPRDAPFQLETCPLTAADALVLRFFLEYQWFVDFAVYSVGVFLFTEVYYFVLGPVQETNIAVFWCLLTLAFCLKVFLMVTRLYFSAKEGGERAVCLTSAFLFLLLAMLVQVVREELLELGLQPGLASVTQNLEPVLKKQDWDWALPVIKLAICLGLAMLGSLLGALLIFPGLRLAQTHQDALTLSADRPLLQLLLHTSFLSPLCTLWLWTKPIARDFLYQAPMRNMTSSLPSEGAFDSLRLWVLVALCLLRLAVTRPHLQAYLCLAKTRVEQLRKEAGRIEAREIQQRVVRVHCYVAVVSLQYLTPLILTLHCTLLLKTVGGYSWALGPVPTPLTPRQSSDILISVDPAEDEVQQTVAQVAGVLGGLFTPLFLRGVLAYLIWWTAACQLLSSLFGLYFHQHLAVS